The proteins below come from a single Roseiflexus sp. RS-1 genomic window:
- a CDS encoding thiamine pyrophosphate-binding protein has translation MHGGDLVAQALQAHGVRFVFTLTGGHIAPVLVGCHQRGIRVIDTRHEATAVFAADAVARLTGIPGVAVVTAGPGVTNTITAIKNAQMAQSPLVLIGGATATALRGRGALQDIDQMTLMKSLTKWRRSVRRVRDLIPTLEEAFFRARDGVPGPVFVELPIDLLYDEQVVRQWYGLKRIGRSPAQWATWVSRSVWVHHLFAGAQQQAVVKPRPVPQREPDQRDIHAASLALATAERPLLLAGSQAVLDPASVDALARAITATGIPVYLSGMARGLLGANHPLQMRHRRREALREADLVILAGVPCDFRLDYGNHIPRHTRIIAANRSRTDLTLNRRPQIAVLGDPAHFIHRLSNAASNHNLERWQETLRQRDAGREAEIIRLSNQQTAYVNPLYLCRMINDALSDNSVIVADGGDFVATASYIVRPRRPLSWLDPGPFGTLGVGAGFALGAKLCRPDADVWLLYGDGSVGYSIAEFDTFTRHNIPVIAVVGNDAGWTQIAREQVELLHDDVATRLAHSDYDQVAAGFGAVGRRIDDPELVEETLQQAQQSAARGKPVLVNVLIGTTDFRKGSLSM, from the coding sequence ATGCATGGCGGAGATCTGGTGGCTCAGGCGCTCCAGGCGCATGGCGTGCGCTTCGTCTTTACGTTGACCGGCGGGCATATCGCTCCTGTTCTGGTTGGCTGTCACCAACGCGGCATTCGGGTGATCGACACCCGCCACGAGGCGACCGCCGTCTTTGCTGCCGATGCTGTTGCGCGCCTGACCGGCATTCCCGGTGTCGCCGTGGTCACTGCCGGCCCAGGGGTGACGAATACCATCACCGCAATCAAAAATGCGCAGATGGCGCAATCGCCGCTGGTGCTGATCGGTGGCGCCACGGCAACAGCGCTGCGTGGGCGCGGCGCACTCCAGGATATCGACCAGATGACGCTGATGAAGTCGCTCACGAAATGGCGTCGGTCGGTGCGCCGTGTGCGTGATCTCATCCCGACGCTGGAAGAGGCGTTCTTCCGCGCTCGTGACGGCGTTCCCGGACCGGTGTTCGTCGAACTGCCCATCGATCTGCTGTACGATGAGCAGGTGGTGCGCCAGTGGTATGGTCTCAAGCGCATCGGTCGATCCCCGGCGCAATGGGCTACCTGGGTCTCCCGCAGCGTATGGGTTCACCACCTGTTCGCCGGCGCTCAGCAACAAGCGGTGGTAAAGCCGCGCCCTGTGCCACAACGCGAACCAGACCAGCGCGACATACACGCAGCCAGTCTCGCCCTGGCGACGGCAGAGCGTCCGTTGCTTCTGGCAGGAAGCCAGGCTGTCCTTGATCCCGCGTCTGTCGATGCACTGGCGCGCGCTATCACCGCAACCGGCATACCGGTCTATCTTTCAGGCATGGCGCGTGGGTTGCTGGGAGCAAACCATCCGTTGCAGATGCGTCATCGGCGGCGCGAAGCGCTCCGCGAGGCGGATCTGGTCATTCTCGCCGGCGTCCCATGCGACTTCCGCCTCGACTATGGCAATCATATTCCGCGCCACACCAGGATCATCGCCGCCAATCGGAGTCGCACCGATCTGACGCTGAACCGCCGTCCACAGATTGCCGTCCTGGGCGATCCGGCGCATTTCATCCACCGCCTGTCGAACGCGGCATCCAACCACAACCTGGAGAGATGGCAGGAAACATTGCGTCAGCGTGACGCCGGGCGCGAGGCAGAGATTATCCGCCTGTCCAATCAACAAACAGCGTATGTCAATCCGCTCTACCTCTGTCGAATGATCAACGACGCACTGAGCGACAACAGTGTCATTGTCGCCGATGGCGGCGATTTTGTGGCGACGGCGTCGTACATTGTTCGACCGCGCCGTCCGTTGAGCTGGCTCGATCCGGGACCATTCGGCACGCTGGGGGTCGGCGCAGGATTTGCGCTTGGCGCGAAACTCTGCCGCCCTGATGCGGATGTCTGGCTGCTCTACGGTGATGGCTCCGTTGGCTACAGTATCGCTGAGTTCGACACGTTTACCCGTCACAACATCCCGGTGATCGCTGTCGTTGGGAATGATGCCGGGTGGACGCAGATCGCCCGTGAGCAGGTGGAACTGTTGCACGATGATGTTGCAACCAGGCTGGCGCATAGCGACTATGATCAGGTGGCAGCCGGGTTTGGCGCTGTCGGGCGCCGCATCGACGATCCGGAACTGGTGGAGGAGACTCTGCAACAGGCACAGCAATCCGCCGCTCGCGGCAAACCGGTCCTCGTCAATGTATTGATCGGTACAACCGATTTTCGTAAGGGATCCTTGTCTATGTGA
- a CDS encoding DUF4342 domain-containing protein, producing the protein MTAQSSTETITVDGGAMVEQLRRRITGSNVQRVVVKQGLQPVAAFPAIGGMLSAAVQSAIGALAVALADCTIEIERVASEETTRDSELDMTGIRWIGVAPVPEGVH; encoded by the coding sequence ATGACAGCGCAGTCGTCAACCGAAACCATCACTGTCGATGGAGGCGCTATGGTCGAGCAACTCCGACGACGCATCACCGGGAGCAATGTGCAACGAGTCGTAGTCAAGCAGGGGCTTCAGCCCGTCGCAGCCTTTCCGGCGATTGGCGGCATGCTTTCGGCAGCGGTCCAGTCCGCCATCGGCGCGCTGGCGGTTGCGCTTGCCGATTGCACAATCGAGATCGAGCGGGTGGCGTCGGAAGAGACCACACGCGACTCCGAACTCGATATGACCGGTATCCGCTGGATTGGCGTTGCACCGGTTCCTGAAGGCGTCCACTGA
- a CDS encoding electron transfer flavoprotein subunit beta/FixA family protein encodes MHAVVAIKQVPDTSNVRIDPETGTLIREGVPAIVNPYDLHAVEAAVQLKERVGGGQVTVITMGPPKAAEALIECIEQGADRAILISDRKFGGADTLATSYVLARAIETINAELPVDIILFGKQAIDGDTAQVGPGVATRLNIPLITYAIAIEEFDLESRTAIVHRRIEQGVEVLQTSLPVLLTVEKEIAPVRHAPLPRLIAAARYQPEVWSATAPVVFDPQQIGLKGSPTVVGKAFTPEQRSGGEVISVADLGLNAVVARALAVIEQAHVRNLQPETGVVS; translated from the coding sequence ATGCATGCAGTCGTTGCAATCAAACAGGTGCCCGACACCTCAAATGTGCGGATCGATCCTGAAACAGGCACCCTGATCCGCGAGGGTGTCCCTGCGATTGTCAATCCCTACGATCTTCACGCGGTCGAGGCGGCGGTGCAGCTCAAAGAGCGGGTTGGCGGCGGTCAGGTGACGGTGATCACGATGGGTCCGCCGAAGGCTGCCGAGGCGCTGATCGAGTGCATCGAGCAGGGTGCGGATCGCGCGATCCTGATCAGTGATCGGAAGTTTGGCGGCGCCGATACCCTGGCGACGTCGTATGTGCTGGCGCGCGCCATCGAAACGATCAATGCTGAACTGCCGGTGGACATCATCCTGTTTGGCAAGCAGGCAATCGATGGCGATACGGCGCAGGTCGGTCCTGGCGTGGCAACCCGGTTGAACATTCCGTTGATCACCTATGCGATTGCCATCGAGGAGTTCGATCTGGAATCTCGTACCGCAATCGTGCATCGTCGGATCGAGCAGGGGGTCGAAGTGTTGCAAACCAGCCTCCCTGTTCTGCTCACCGTCGAGAAAGAGATTGCGCCGGTGCGACACGCGCCGCTCCCGCGTCTGATCGCTGCCGCTCGCTATCAGCCCGAGGTGTGGAGTGCGACAGCGCCGGTCGTCTTCGATCCGCAGCAGATCGGTTTGAAAGGTTCACCGACGGTGGTCGGCAAGGCGTTTACCCCGGAGCAGCGCTCTGGCGGTGAGGTGATCTCAGTCGCCGATCTTGGTCTGAATGCAGTGGTGGCGCGTGCACTGGCGGTGATTGAACAGGCGCATGTGCGGAACCTGCAACCTGAAACGGGGGTCGTGTCATGA
- a CDS encoding electron transfer flavoprotein subunit alpha/FixB family protein, translating into MNAEQPVVPRIWVFVEQQERQVHPVSWELLGAAKRLSADLPGSVVEAVLPGHQIADLAPQAFHYGASRVYVIDSPVLEIYRNLPYAVAVSQLVMQYRPEIFLIGATTLGRDLAGSIATRVGTGLTADCTELAIDPAQHILAATRPTFGGNLMATILCRRHRPQMATVRPRVLPMPDPMPDATGEVITVPFDMREEDVPVKRLRLIRAEEQPNIEYADVLVAGGRGVGGPEGFALLEELANALGGMVAASRPVVDAGWMDAGRQVGQTGKTVRPKLYIAAGISGAVQHRVGMSGADVILAINTDPNAPIFQIATLGIVGDLYEVIPALIRQVKGQAQDGQAHL; encoded by the coding sequence ATGAATGCAGAACAGCCAGTCGTTCCGCGCATCTGGGTGTTCGTCGAGCAACAAGAGCGTCAGGTGCATCCGGTTTCGTGGGAGTTGCTCGGCGCTGCAAAGCGGTTATCGGCGGATCTGCCGGGCAGCGTGGTCGAAGCAGTGCTGCCGGGGCATCAGATCGCGGATCTGGCGCCGCAGGCGTTTCACTATGGCGCGTCGCGTGTCTATGTGATCGACAGTCCGGTGCTGGAGATCTACCGCAATCTGCCGTATGCCGTGGCGGTGAGTCAACTGGTAATGCAGTATCGCCCGGAGATCTTCCTTATTGGTGCGACAACGCTTGGACGCGATCTTGCCGGTTCGATCGCTACACGTGTCGGCACCGGTCTGACCGCCGATTGCACCGAACTGGCGATTGATCCGGCTCAACACATTCTGGCGGCCACCCGTCCAACATTCGGCGGCAACCTGATGGCGACAATCCTCTGTCGCCGCCACCGACCGCAGATGGCAACGGTTCGTCCGCGGGTGTTGCCGATGCCAGACCCGATGCCGGATGCAACCGGTGAGGTGATCACCGTTCCCTTCGACATGCGCGAAGAGGACGTGCCGGTCAAGCGGCTGCGCCTGATCCGCGCCGAAGAACAACCCAACATCGAGTATGCCGATGTTCTCGTCGCTGGCGGGCGCGGCGTCGGCGGACCGGAAGGATTCGCGTTGCTGGAAGAACTGGCGAACGCGCTTGGCGGTATGGTTGCCGCCAGTCGCCCGGTGGTCGATGCCGGATGGATGGATGCCGGTCGGCAGGTCGGGCAGACGGGCAAGACGGTGCGACCCAAACTGTACATCGCGGCGGGTATCTCCGGCGCCGTCCAGCATCGAGTCGGCATGAGCGGCGCCGATGTCATTCTGGCGATCAACACCGATCCAAACGCGCCAATCTTCCAGATCGCCACCCTGGGGATCGTCGGTGATCTGTACGAGGTGATCCCCGCGTTGATACGTCAGGTGAAAGGACAGGCGCAAGATGGGCAGGCTCACCTTTGA
- a CDS encoding FAD-dependent oxidoreductase: MGRLTFDAIVVGAGPAGVAAALTMARGGLKVIIIERGRFAGAKNLFGGVFYTHALADVLPDYWERKPPFERPVTEQGYWMLSPDSVIRVMHKSERYRKEPADAYTVLRARFDPWFAEQAVQAGALLITRTTVTRLLKDERGRVIGVDTDRPEGSVYAPVVIIAEGVNNLLTRQAGLIASDLPPTHVALAVKEYVNLPAKELQARFGLSGPREGVAIDVFGDVTLGLPGTGFIYTDQSGISIGVGMLLDEFITHRLRPYQVLERFKNHPVVRPYLEGGEVREYGAHLIPEMGYDRMPKLAGDGVMVAGDAAGMVDALHREGTNLAITAGKAAGETALAAHQQGDFSAAFLNRYRRTLEDSFVLKDMKQYRRMTDFLESSPQFMGTYVNLLNEAALRYFTAHGIPKREMEHDILKMVRERRSFTGVAWDMLKLMRAMRG, from the coding sequence ATGGGCAGGCTCACCTTTGATGCAATTGTCGTCGGCGCCGGACCGGCAGGTGTTGCGGCGGCGCTGACAATGGCGCGCGGCGGGTTGAAGGTGATCATCATCGAACGCGGGCGATTTGCCGGCGCCAAGAACCTTTTCGGCGGCGTCTTCTACACCCACGCGCTGGCGGATGTTCTGCCGGATTACTGGGAACGCAAGCCGCCGTTCGAGCGCCCGGTCACCGAGCAGGGATACTGGATGCTCTCGCCAGATAGTGTGATCCGGGTGATGCACAAGAGCGAACGTTACCGGAAGGAACCGGCTGATGCCTATACTGTTCTGCGCGCGCGTTTTGATCCCTGGTTTGCCGAACAGGCGGTGCAGGCGGGTGCGCTGCTCATCACGCGCACAACCGTCACCCGGTTGTTGAAAGACGAGCGGGGGCGGGTTATCGGCGTCGATACCGACCGCCCTGAAGGAAGCGTCTACGCACCGGTCGTGATCATCGCCGAAGGGGTCAACAATCTGCTGACCCGACAGGCGGGACTGATCGCGTCGGATCTGCCGCCGACGCATGTTGCGCTGGCAGTCAAGGAATACGTCAACCTGCCGGCAAAAGAACTTCAGGCGCGCTTCGGGTTGAGCGGTCCGCGCGAAGGGGTGGCGATCGATGTGTTTGGCGATGTCACCCTGGGGCTGCCGGGAACCGGTTTTATCTACACCGATCAATCCGGCATTTCGATCGGGGTTGGCATGCTGCTCGATGAATTCATCACGCACCGCTTGCGCCCCTACCAGGTTCTGGAGCGCTTCAAGAATCACCCGGTCGTTCGTCCCTACCTGGAAGGGGGAGAGGTGCGCGAATATGGAGCGCACCTGATCCCGGAGATGGGGTACGACCGTATGCCAAAACTGGCGGGTGACGGCGTGATGGTGGCAGGGGACGCCGCCGGGATGGTCGATGCGCTGCACCGCGAAGGGACGAACCTGGCGATCACGGCTGGCAAAGCAGCCGGGGAAACCGCACTGGCAGCGCATCAGCAGGGCGATTTCTCGGCGGCTTTCCTGAACCGGTACCGGCGCACGCTGGAAGACAGTTTCGTGTTGAAAGACATGAAGCAGTACCGGCGCATGACCGATTTTCTCGAGAGTTCGCCGCAGTTCATGGGCACCTACGTCAATCTGCTCAATGAGGCGGCGCTGCGCTATTTTACGGCTCATGGCATTCCCAAGCGGGAAATGGAACACGACATTCTCAAGATGGTTCGTGAACGCCGCTCGTTCACCGGCGTCGCGTGGGATATGCTGAAATTGATGCGTGCAATGCGAGGTTAG
- a CDS encoding ferredoxin family protein yields the protein MNNNNHKTAPVAEVSLPHVNLDDLIVCLKYYVDEEVAHIRVKDQAICATCDPKPCLAFCPAHVFETDRQGRVMVSYQACVECGSCRVACPFRNVDWRLPRGGYGVAYKYG from the coding sequence ATGAACAACAATAACCACAAGACGGCGCCGGTCGCCGAAGTCAGCCTGCCGCACGTCAATCTTGACGATCTGATCGTCTGCCTGAAATACTATGTGGACGAAGAAGTCGCCCACATTCGTGTCAAGGATCAGGCGATCTGCGCCACGTGCGATCCGAAGCCATGCCTGGCGTTCTGTCCGGCGCATGTCTTCGAGACGGATCGCCAGGGGCGGGTAATGGTCAGTTATCAGGCGTGTGTCGAGTGCGGCAGTTGCCGGGTCGCCTGCCCGTTCCGCAATGTGGACTGGCGCCTGCCGCGTGGCGGGTATGGCGTGGCGTATAAGTATGGGTGA